From one Halothece sp. PCC 7418 genomic stretch:
- a CDS encoding carboxylesterase, giving the protein MQIKYSEHPDGTSLAYRHHSASEQQQDQPGLLFLPGYGSDMDGTKATQILTWAQEQGLQVTLMDYGGHGHSSGRFTEGTLGQWMDHARHILETITSGAQILVGSSMGGWIMLLLALEFPQRLCGLMGLATATDFTSRLIQPSLTAQQKQDLESKGEMILNYSSLPMTQHFLEESVNHLLLETARLGKIICPVTLIHGLQDSVVPWQESCQLQQELGSDLVTVILLKQGDHRLSDSQSLDMIIDHLERFYAGNL; this is encoded by the coding sequence ATGCAGATCAAGTATAGCGAACATCCCGATGGAACGAGCTTAGCCTACCGCCATCATTCCGCATCAGAGCAACAGCAAGATCAGCCTGGGTTGCTGTTTTTGCCTGGCTATGGTTCAGATATGGACGGAACAAAAGCCACTCAAATTTTGACTTGGGCGCAGGAACAGGGGCTTCAGGTGACCTTAATGGACTATGGGGGACATGGTCATTCTAGCGGTCGATTCACCGAGGGAACTCTCGGTCAGTGGATGGATCATGCCCGTCATATTTTAGAAACTATCACCTCGGGAGCACAAATTTTAGTGGGTTCATCCATGGGGGGCTGGATCATGTTACTCTTAGCCCTGGAATTTCCACAGCGACTGTGTGGCTTGATGGGTTTAGCGACTGCAACCGACTTCACCTCGCGCTTGATCCAACCGTCTCTCACGGCTCAACAAAAGCAAGATTTAGAGAGCAAAGGTGAAATGATTCTTAATTATAGTTCTTTGCCAATGACTCAGCATTTCCTAGAGGAGTCTGTGAATCATCTTCTTCTTGAAACGGCACGTCTGGGTAAAATTATTTGTCCTGTAACTTTAATTCATGGCTTGCAAGACAGTGTTGTCCCTTGGCAAGAGAGTTGTCAATTACAACAGGAATTAGGCAGCGATTTGGTTACTGTTATTCTCCTTAAACAGGGCGACCACCGACTTAGCGATTCGCAAAGTCTAGACATGATTATTGATCATTTGGAACGATTTTATGCAGGAAACTTATAA
- a CDS encoding GNAT family N-acetyltransferase, producing the protein MQETYKNFLIRSWKPRDRAIASSLIATVLAEYGLPWDETDADQDVVKVEQFYQETGGEFWVVEKEEKLVGTAGYYPISRGKNAVEIRKMYLLPEVRGKGLGRFLLKKLERAIAQRNYQEVWIETASVLTEAIQLYETSGYQPAEGVETTRCDRVYRKQFI; encoded by the coding sequence ATGCAGGAAACTTATAAAAATTTCTTAATTCGTTCTTGGAAACCGCGCGATCGCGCGATCGCCTCTTCTCTTATTGCTACAGTTTTAGCGGAATATGGATTGCCTTGGGATGAAACGGATGCAGATCAAGATGTGGTGAAAGTCGAACAGTTCTACCAAGAAACAGGCGGTGAGTTTTGGGTTGTTGAAAAAGAGGAAAAACTGGTGGGAACGGCGGGCTATTACCCGATTTCTCGCGGGAAAAATGCGGTGGAAATTCGGAAAATGTATTTGTTACCTGAAGTGAGGGGGAAGGGGTTAGGACGGTTTTTATTAAAGAAATTAGAACGCGCGATCGCGCAACGAAATTATCAAGAAGTTTGGATTGAAACCGCAAGTGTCCTCACCGAGGCGATCCAACTTTATGAAACATCTGGTTACCAGCCTGCGGAGGGGGTAGAAACCACTCGCTGCGATCGCGTTTATCGGAAACAGTTCATCTAA
- a CDS encoding Ig-like domain-containing protein, which translates to MDIQLGNGSDFFNEEETTLIFDLLAEAKTMAASQLRTCASSPDFLSQMELAFGEGVDVSQWQEAWLTGDVTFPEIEILSSLELGNAWGASARSTDKIYLAKELLENQPLGKFVAVLLEEYGHFVDDQVNLIDALGDEGQIFSLFVNQKELTTSTFNKLREENDQASIFLDNQLVNLEQSQSPPYSFQVIAQGTDDDESESDNSGWTIVNLTNNAATNASSYYPKIDGDYILWKNVDQETLLDELILFDGHSTQTLVSDVYIGTYDLFGDQVVWTQYTDQDPDYEVYFYDDNQTIRLTDNDLEDYEPLVSELGVVWHERDVEANTDAELYFFDGTTIQNLTDNDIDYNFGVQISDTQISGDWVVWSNRIFNEDYPVGEPGSIRPPADDYDIFLFDGNNVINLSEAYGTDTLPGTGDSIIWRDWNPQISDDKIYWASSGYDLDWRERVGTASYLFDGQSVTQLNEVEDIRAVSEAGIVWFGDSSGGDSGIAYFYNGDTVEPINDSGYVYNVKISENQLVLTYAPQGWGSDYGIYTYKNGELVELFYPNSGSYGFDPEISESNIVWWGYENSSSGIADVFFVSLNDPANDLDTEIPVISVDQNFYFPENQSAGFEIGTVAASDNEGVTSYAIAQGNEGGFFNINTNGVITLTEAGVNSAANDFETTPNTFRLGITASDAAVNTSDEVDVTVNLENDPNDDPDDANQDPIANNDAVSTEKNTILNGNLFADNGNGIDSDPDNDSLTVTEVNEETINLGETITLASGALLTLDEDGAFTYNPNGQFEELDDGDTDRDSFTYTVSDGNGNSDTATVTITINSPILSNTLMILTDNSPQVIPVSSGFFMDFAGTQDSTRTFNLEEGAGANNLDAGATINLTGTSSDFTYRRDGSTLQILDGNDNLTAEILASPDTTSAVNFDDGSTEVAVAGGEITFGGESFEDGEEIDGAITELTLQETDAGISELSANLINEPFPSSLMMGGETDLETGNELNFI; encoded by the coding sequence ATGGATATTCAATTGGGAAATGGGTCTGATTTTTTTAATGAAGAAGAAACCACACTAATCTTTGATCTATTGGCAGAAGCAAAAACGATGGCAGCTTCCCAGTTGCGAACTTGTGCCAGCAGTCCAGACTTTCTTTCCCAGATGGAATTAGCATTTGGGGAAGGCGTGGATGTTTCCCAATGGCAAGAGGCTTGGTTAACAGGGGACGTGACGTTTCCAGAGATTGAGATTTTATCAAGTTTAGAATTGGGGAATGCTTGGGGCGCTTCTGCGCGATCGACCGATAAGATTTATTTGGCAAAAGAGTTACTGGAAAATCAGCCTCTAGGAAAATTTGTTGCAGTTTTGTTGGAAGAGTACGGGCATTTTGTAGATGATCAAGTTAATTTGATAGATGCCCTTGGGGATGAAGGACAAATTTTTTCATTATTTGTTAATCAAAAAGAATTAACTACATCAACCTTCAATAAACTTCGGGAAGAAAATGATCAAGCCAGTATTTTTCTGGATAATCAACTGGTCAACCTTGAGCAATCTCAATCGCCTCCTTATTCTTTTCAAGTTATTGCCCAAGGAACAGATGATGACGAATCAGAGAGCGATAATTCTGGTTGGACGATTGTTAATTTAACCAATAACGCAGCTACCAACGCTAGTAGTTATTATCCCAAGATTGATGGAGACTATATCCTCTGGAAAAACGTTGATCAAGAAACATTGTTAGATGAATTAATCTTGTTTGATGGACACTCAACTCAGACACTTGTCAGTGATGTTTACATCGGGACTTACGACCTGTTTGGCGATCAAGTAGTTTGGACGCAATACACTGACCAAGACCCAGATTACGAAGTCTATTTTTATGATGACAACCAAACAATTCGGCTGACAGATAACGATTTGGAAGATTATGAACCCCTAGTCTCTGAACTCGGTGTAGTTTGGCACGAGCGAGACGTTGAAGCCAATACAGACGCAGAACTTTATTTCTTTGATGGTACTACTATTCAAAATTTGACTGATAACGATATAGATTACAATTTTGGTGTTCAAATTTCAGACACTCAAATATCAGGAGATTGGGTTGTTTGGAGTAATCGAATCTTTAATGAAGACTATCCAGTTGGAGAACCTGGTTCGATCCGTCCTCCTGCCGATGACTACGATATCTTTCTTTTTGATGGTAATAATGTCATTAACTTGAGTGAGGCTTACGGTACTGATACTTTACCTGGAACTGGTGATTCAATTATTTGGAGAGATTGGAATCCTCAAATATCTGACGATAAAATTTATTGGGCTTCATCAGGATATGATCTTGACTGGCGCGAACGTGTAGGTACAGCCAGTTACTTATTCGATGGTCAGTCAGTTACTCAACTCAACGAAGTTGAGGATATTCGGGCTGTTTCTGAAGCTGGTATTGTCTGGTTTGGTGACTCTTCGGGTGGTGATAGCGGTATTGCCTATTTTTATAACGGTGATACTGTTGAGCCAATTAACGACTCTGGTTACGTATATAATGTAAAAATTTCTGAAAACCAACTTGTATTGACTTATGCTCCCCAAGGTTGGGGTAGTGATTATGGAATTTACACATACAAGAATGGCGAACTTGTTGAACTCTTTTACCCCAATTCTGGTAGTTATGGTTTTGATCCCGAAATATCAGAATCGAATATAGTTTGGTGGGGTTATGAAAATAGTTCCAGCGGAATTGCTGATGTTTTCTTTGTTTCTCTAAATGATCCTGCTAATGACCTTGATACAGAAATTCCTGTTATTAGCGTGGATCAGAATTTCTACTTCCCTGAAAATCAAAGTGCAGGCTTTGAAATTGGCACAGTTGCAGCCAGCGATAATGAAGGAGTAACCAGTTACGCGATCGCGCAGGGAAATGAAGGGGGCTTCTTTAACATTAATACTAATGGTGTCATCACCTTAACGGAGGCGGGAGTCAATAGTGCAGCCAATGATTTTGAAACCACTCCTAACACTTTCAGGTTAGGCATTACCGCCAGTGATGCAGCAGTAAATACCTCTGATGAAGTGGATGTCACGGTAAACCTAGAAAATGATCCGAATGATGATCCAGATGATGCCAATCAAGATCCGATTGCCAATAATGATGCAGTTAGCACAGAAAAAAATACGATACTCAATGGCAATCTGTTCGCAGATAACGGCAATGGCATCGACAGCGACCCTGATAACGATTCCTTAACAGTAACCGAAGTCAATGAAGAAACAATCAACCTCGGTGAAACCATTACCTTAGCTTCAGGGGCTTTGCTAACTCTAGATGAAGATGGGGCTTTCACCTACAACCCCAATGGTCAGTTCGAGGAGCTCGATGATGGAGACACCGATCGTGATAGCTTTACCTATACCGTCAGCGATGGTAATGGCAATAGTGATACCGCAACCGTCACCATTACCATCAACTCTCCGATTCTTTCCAATACGTTGATGATCCTCACAGACAACTCACCGCAGGTAATTCCAGTGAGTTCTGGATTCTTCATGGACTTTGCGGGAACTCAAGACAGCACCCGCACCTTTAACCTTGAAGAAGGGGCTGGTGCTAACAATTTAGACGCAGGTGCAACCATTAATCTGACTGGAACTAGCAGCGATTTTACCTACCGACGGGATGGTTCCACTCTTCAAATCCTTGATGGCAATGACAATCTCACTGCTGAAATTCTAGCTTCTCCTGACACAACCAGTGCTGTCAATTTTGATGATGGTAGTACCGAGGTGGCGGTTGCTGGCGGTGAAATCACCTTTGGCGGAGAAAGTTTTGAGGATGGAGAAGAAATTGATGGCGCAATTACAGAATTAACCTTGCAGGAAACAGACGCTGGAATCAGTGAGTTGAGTGCCAACCTGATCAATGAACCTTTCCCGTCTAGCCTGATGATGGGAGGAGAAACGGATTTAGAAACTGGCAATGAATTGAACTTCATCTAA
- a CDS encoding SemiSWEET transporter, with the protein MEPTNFFTAIGLAAGTLTTIAFLPQVIKTWQSKSAKDISLGMFSTFCTGVFLWIVYGFSVGDLPVLLANIVTFVLAFTILVFKFRYG; encoded by the coding sequence ATGGAACCCACCAACTTCTTCACCGCCATTGGTTTAGCTGCTGGTACCCTGACCACGATCGCGTTTTTACCCCAAGTGATTAAAACTTGGCAATCGAAATCTGCAAAAGATATTTCTCTTGGGATGTTTTCTACCTTTTGTACAGGTGTTTTTCTCTGGATTGTTTACGGCTTCAGCGTTGGTGATTTACCCGTTTTATTGGCCAATATTGTTACCTTTGTCCTCGCTTTCACCATTCTCGTCTTTAAATTTAGATATGGATAA
- the gcvT gene encoding glycine cleavage system aminomethyltransferase GcvT produces MTTTSNQTAQTPLYDLILQQNARMTEFAGWEMPVQFSGLKPEHAAVREAVGMFDISHMGKFLLSGEHLREQLQRLVPSDLSRLSAGESQYTVLLNPQGGIIDDFIFYYQGNNRAVAIVNAATTDKDKTWLLEQLKETSVQLHDVSQEQILLAVQGPKAITTLDPLLEGDMTSLKAFGHTEVSVFGETAFISRTGYTGEDGVEIMLPIAAGRKLWEALLEKGVTPCGLGARDTLRLESALSLYSQDIDDTTTPLEAGLGWLVHLDSKGDFIGREVLAKQKAEGLQRRLVGLEMQGRGIARHDYPILQEGKEVGIVTSGTLSPTLGKAIALGYVPKSLAKVGQALEVEIRGKKYPAQVVKKPFYRTSHPAPKG; encoded by the coding sequence GTGACAACGACATCAAATCAAACCGCACAGACTCCTCTCTATGACTTAATTCTCCAGCAAAATGCTCGCATGACTGAGTTTGCTGGTTGGGAAATGCCAGTTCAATTCTCTGGTTTAAAACCAGAACACGCTGCGGTTCGTGAAGCCGTTGGTATGTTTGACATTTCCCACATGGGTAAGTTTTTACTCTCAGGAGAACATCTCCGCGAACAACTCCAACGTCTCGTTCCGTCTGATCTGTCTCGCTTGAGTGCAGGTGAATCGCAATATACAGTTTTACTGAACCCCCAAGGCGGAATTATTGACGATTTTATCTTTTATTACCAAGGCAACAATCGCGCCGTTGCCATTGTCAATGCAGCAACAACAGATAAAGATAAAACCTGGCTTCTCGAACAACTCAAAGAGACTTCGGTACAACTGCATGATGTCTCTCAAGAGCAAATTCTACTGGCGGTACAGGGGCCAAAAGCCATTACCACCCTTGATCCACTGCTAGAAGGAGACATGACCTCTCTCAAAGCCTTTGGTCATACTGAAGTTTCTGTTTTTGGAGAAACGGCTTTTATCTCTCGCACAGGTTACACGGGGGAAGATGGTGTAGAAATCATGCTTCCGATCGCTGCGGGGAGAAAACTCTGGGAAGCGTTATTAGAAAAAGGAGTGACTCCTTGCGGGTTAGGCGCACGAGATACCCTACGCTTAGAATCTGCATTATCTCTTTATAGCCAAGATATTGACGATACCACTACGCCTTTAGAAGCGGGCTTAGGCTGGTTAGTCCATCTTGATAGTAAAGGTGATTTTATCGGGCGAGAAGTTCTAGCTAAGCAGAAAGCAGAAGGACTACAACGGCGTTTAGTCGGACTGGAAATGCAAGGACGAGGGATTGCCCGCCATGATTATCCAATTTTACAGGAAGGGAAAGAAGTGGGAATCGTCACCAGTGGCACATTATCACCAACTCTCGGTAAAGCCATTGCTCTCGGTTATGTCCCGAAATCGCTTGCTAAAGTCGGACAAGCCCTAGAAGTAGAAATTCGGGGCAAAAAATACCCCGCCCAAGTGGTGAAAAAGCCGTTCTACCGAACGAGTCATCCTGCGCCGAAAGGGTAA
- a CDS encoding dual specificity protein phosphatase family protein, with protein MSNWFSWVLPNRLAVGSLPQSEYAIAYLSRIGITSVLSLTTPKEVKIPQEIHNRFVWKNVPIPDGAKGGIPEVKHFQEACATLLRWQQRHHVTYVHCLAGVGRSPAICAAYIATIKGISVAEAVTYVQDRHRNAHPDLAQISVMHQFLGLSATEKAEF; from the coding sequence ATGTCGAATTGGTTTTCTTGGGTTCTTCCCAATCGTCTTGCTGTGGGTTCTCTTCCCCAATCTGAGTACGCTATTGCTTACCTCAGTCGTATTGGTATCACCTCTGTCTTATCTTTAACAACACCCAAAGAAGTTAAAATTCCCCAAGAAATTCATAATCGGTTTGTTTGGAAAAATGTTCCCATCCCAGATGGCGCAAAGGGAGGTATTCCAGAAGTTAAACATTTTCAAGAAGCCTGTGCCACCTTATTGCGATGGCAACAACGTCATCATGTCACTTATGTTCACTGTTTAGCTGGTGTCGGGCGTTCCCCTGCCATCTGTGCAGCCTATATTGCAACCATCAAAGGAATTTCTGTCGCAGAAGCAGTTACTTATGTTCAGGACAGACATCGCAATGCCCATCCTGATCTCGCACAAATCTCTGTTATGCACCAGTTTCTCGGTTTATCTGCCACCGAGAAAGCTGAATTTTAA
- a CDS encoding DNA polymerase III subunit delta' translates to MTFSHLIGQEQAVELLTSAIHRQRIAPAYLFSGPEGVGRHLAALEFSTLILAGKQDEALVRRKVNQHNHPDLLEVEPTYLHQGKLFTEAQAEAEGLKRKAPPQIRVEQIREIAEFLSRPPLEASRAVVIIDSAQTMAESAANALLKTLEEPGKATLILIAPSTDALLPTLVSRCQRIPFSRLATDELKQVLLQANYHEILEQDTVLAIAQGSPGEAITATDHLDHLPSHLLERLTTLISPQDNSSLAQIELALTLAKDITQTLDFNTQLWLINYLQQSYWQNALQDEFPLRIQLGLEQLEASRKQLLNYVQPRFVWEVTFLKIINTTHS, encoded by the coding sequence ATGACATTCTCTCATTTAATTGGTCAAGAACAAGCCGTAGAATTGTTAACTAGTGCGATTCATCGTCAACGCATCGCCCCAGCTTACCTGTTTAGCGGTCCCGAAGGAGTGGGACGACATTTAGCTGCTCTTGAGTTTAGCACTTTAATCCTTGCGGGAAAACAAGATGAAGCGTTGGTGCGCCGTAAAGTTAACCAACATAATCATCCTGATTTATTAGAAGTCGAACCCACTTATTTGCATCAAGGAAAATTGTTCACTGAAGCACAAGCCGAAGCAGAAGGCTTAAAACGGAAAGCCCCTCCCCAAATCCGAGTGGAACAGATTCGGGAGATTGCGGAATTTTTGTCCCGTCCACCCCTAGAAGCATCTCGTGCGGTCGTTATTATTGATTCAGCACAGACCATGGCGGAAAGTGCAGCGAATGCTTTATTAAAAACCCTAGAAGAACCAGGAAAAGCAACCCTCATCTTGATTGCGCCTAGTACAGATGCGTTACTACCTACTTTAGTCTCGCGCTGTCAACGGATTCCGTTTTCTCGTCTCGCAACTGATGAACTGAAACAAGTTTTACTCCAAGCCAATTATCATGAAATCCTTGAACAAGACACGGTTCTCGCGATCGCGCAAGGGAGTCCTGGAGAAGCCATCACCGCAACCGATCACTTAGATCACCTCCCTTCCCACCTATTAGAACGACTGACCACACTCATCTCTCCTCAAGACAACTCTTCTCTCGCCCAGATTGAACTCGCCCTGACTTTAGCCAAAGATATTACTCAAACCCTTGATTTCAATACGCAGCTTTGGCTGATTAATTATCTTCAACAATCCTATTGGCAAAACGCCCTTCAGGATGAATTTCCTCTTCGGATTCAGTTAGGATTAGAGCAATTAGAGGCAAGTCGCAAACAACTCTTAAACTATGTTCAACCCCGCTTCGTTTGGGAAGTCACATTTTTGAAGATCATCAACACAACACATTCTTGA
- the rfbC gene encoding dTDP-4-dehydrorhamnose 3,5-epimerase: MEIFATEIPEVLIIQPQVFGDDRGFFFESFNQNKFRDKTGVKTEFVQDNHSRSQQKVLRGLHYQIQQAQGKLVRTIVGEILDVAVDIRRSSPTFGQWVSCILSARNKQQLWIPEGFAHGFYVISDVAEVLYKTTDYYAPEQERCIIWNDPDLQIDWQNREEPILSTKDQAGKYLKDADLYD; encoded by the coding sequence ATGGAGATTTTTGCAACTGAGATTCCCGAGGTGTTGATTATTCAACCGCAAGTTTTCGGTGATGATCGAGGCTTTTTCTTTGAAAGTTTTAATCAAAACAAGTTTCGGGACAAAACTGGAGTCAAAACTGAGTTTGTTCAAGATAACCATTCCCGCTCTCAACAAAAGGTCTTGCGAGGATTACATTATCAAATTCAGCAAGCCCAAGGAAAATTAGTCCGAACGATTGTTGGTGAAATTTTAGATGTTGCTGTTGATATTCGTCGCTCTTCTCCTACCTTTGGTCAATGGGTGAGTTGCATTCTCAGTGCGAGGAATAAGCAGCAATTGTGGATTCCAGAAGGATTTGCTCATGGGTTTTATGTCATTTCAGATGTGGCGGAGGTTTTATATAAAACCACTGATTATTATGCACCAGAACAAGAACGATGTATCATTTGGAATGATCCAGATCTGCAAATTGACTGGCAAAATAGGGAAGAACCGATTTTATCGACGAAAGATCAAGCGGGAAAATATTTAAAGGACGCAGACCTTTATGACTAA
- the rfbD gene encoding dTDP-4-dehydrorhamnose reductase, with translation MTKILLTGKNGQVGQELELLLTQVGEVVALGREELDLSNEEKIRDCIHHHQPNVIINAGAYTAVDKAESEESLAYAVNGNAPTVLAESAEQIGARLLHISTDYVFDGTKHKPYTETDDPNPLGVYGQSKLVGERGIQQHSSNYIILRTAWVYGAYGSGNFVKTMLRLGEEREELNVVSDQVGTPTWSNDIAKAIVGLILKLPASSVQEIYHFTNSGVASWYDFAIAIFEEAKVLHFPLKVHRVSPILTRDYPTPAKRPAYSVLSGEKISQVLGTRPPQWRISLREMLTQLSTQK, from the coding sequence ATGACTAAAATTCTTTTAACTGGAAAAAATGGTCAAGTGGGTCAAGAGCTAGAATTATTACTCACGCAAGTTGGGGAAGTGGTTGCTCTTGGGAGAGAAGAACTTGACTTAAGTAATGAGGAAAAAATTCGAGACTGTATCCATCATCATCAACCGAATGTCATTATTAATGCTGGGGCTTACACGGCGGTTGATAAAGCAGAAAGTGAAGAGTCTCTAGCGTATGCGGTGAATGGTAATGCGCCGACAGTTTTAGCAGAAAGTGCAGAACAAATTGGGGCGAGATTACTCCATATTTCTACAGATTATGTGTTTGATGGGACAAAACATAAACCTTATACAGAAACAGATGACCCCAATCCTTTGGGTGTTTATGGTCAATCAAAACTAGTTGGAGAACGAGGAATTCAACAGCATTCGAGTAATTATATTATTTTACGGACAGCTTGGGTTTATGGGGCTTATGGTAGTGGAAATTTTGTTAAAACAATGTTGCGTCTTGGGGAAGAAAGAGAAGAATTAAATGTCGTTTCTGATCAGGTGGGAACGCCGACTTGGAGTAATGATATCGCTAAAGCAATTGTGGGATTAATTCTGAAGTTACCCGCTTCTTCGGTGCAAGAGATTTATCATTTTACGAATAGTGGGGTCGCCAGTTGGTATGATTTCGCGATCGCGATTTTTGAAGAAGCAAAAGTGTTACATTTTCCCTTAAAAGTGCATCGTGTTTCTCCAATTTTAACTCGGGACTATCCGACTCCCGCCAAGCGCCCTGCTTACTCGGTTTTATCAGGAGAAAAAATTAGTCAAGTTTTAGGAACACGCCCCCCGCAGTGGCGCATTAGCCTCAGAGAAATGTTAACCCAATTATCGACTCAAAAATGA
- a CDS encoding glucose-1-phosphate thymidylyltransferase, with amino-acid sequence MKALILSGGKGTRLRPLTYTGAKQLVPVANKPILWYGLEAIVEAGITDIGIIISPETGQEIKDKTGDGSQFGAKITYITQDEPAGLAHAVKIAQPFLGDSPFIMYLGDNLVEADLKMFLSEFKKQQDDALILLRQVSNPSAFGVASVDGEGKVFQLIEKPKDPPSNLALVGIYFFNATVHSAIAQINPSARGELEITDAIQWLIDENKKVGSCQLQGWWLDTGKKDDLLEANRIILDTRLPIEVLGEVDNHSQIIGRVKIGKGTKIKNSTIRGPVIIGENCLLENCFIGPYSSIADETTLIEADLEHSVILRQAKVLNIQQRIVDSLIGERVELKIAPKRPKAMRFLIGDDSQIELT; translated from the coding sequence ATGAAAGCATTAATTCTTTCTGGTGGTAAAGGAACGCGACTCCGTCCTCTCACATATACGGGCGCAAAACAACTGGTTCCCGTTGCAAATAAGCCCATTTTATGGTATGGCCTTGAGGCAATTGTAGAGGCGGGAATTACCGATATTGGTATTATTATTAGCCCCGAAACTGGACAAGAAATTAAAGACAAAACGGGAGATGGAAGTCAGTTTGGGGCAAAAATTACTTATATTACCCAAGATGAACCAGCTGGGTTAGCCCATGCGGTAAAAATTGCCCAACCGTTTCTCGGTGATTCCCCTTTTATTATGTATTTAGGGGATAATTTAGTGGAAGCAGATTTAAAGATGTTTTTAAGCGAGTTCAAAAAACAACAAGATGATGCTTTAATTTTGCTGCGTCAGGTGTCGAATCCCAGTGCTTTCGGGGTCGCCAGTGTGGATGGAGAGGGAAAGGTGTTTCAATTAATTGAAAAGCCCAAAGATCCGCCGTCTAATTTGGCTTTGGTTGGGATTTACTTTTTTAATGCTACTGTTCACAGCGCGATCGCGCAAATTAACCCCTCAGCCAGAGGAGAATTAGAAATCACAGATGCGATTCAATGGCTAATTGACGAAAATAAAAAAGTGGGTTCTTGTCAACTACAAGGTTGGTGGTTAGATACGGGAAAAAAAGATGATTTGTTAGAAGCTAATCGGATTATTCTTGATACTCGTCTTCCGATTGAGGTGTTAGGAGAAGTTGATAATCACTCACAAATTATTGGACGAGTGAAAATTGGAAAGGGAACAAAAATAAAAAATTCCACGATTCGCGGTCCAGTTATTATTGGGGAAAATTGTCTTCTTGAAAACTGTTTTATTGGCCCTTATAGTAGTATCGCAGATGAGACGACTTTAATCGAAGCGGATCTCGAACATAGTGTGATTTTAAGACAGGCAAAAGTTCTCAATATTCAACAGCGAATTGTAGATAGTTTAATTGGGGAACGGGTCGAATTAAAAATTGCACCAAAACGTCCGAAAGCGATGCGGTTTTTAATTGGGGATGACTCTCAAATTGAGTTAACTTAA
- a CDS encoding pantothenate kinase, producing the protein MDYLALVIGNSRLHWGWLKGKQLLQTWDTPHLKKPITDFPRDLFPKSVTESLPNKTWIYIISVVPEQTKLWQNYPDQTVITKDQIPLNNLYATLGSDRAVCAYGAGETYGYPVLVIDGGTALTYTAVGQQKDFLGGAILPGLRLQLRALNQQTAALSEASLPEILPPLWANSTDSAIASGVIYTLISGIYFYVTDWLKRSPEGQIIFTGGDAILLHHYLQEKDPTFSQKIIIDQRLMFQGIARLIRWGEWERGG; encoded by the coding sequence GTGGATTATTTAGCGTTAGTTATTGGGAATTCTCGTTTACATTGGGGATGGTTGAAGGGAAAACAACTGTTACAAACTTGGGATACACCTCACTTAAAGAAACCTATTACTGATTTCCCTAGAGATTTATTTCCAAAATCAGTTACGGAATCTCTTCCTAATAAAACGTGGATTTATATTATTTCTGTTGTTCCTGAACAGACAAAACTTTGGCAGAATTATCCTGATCAAACAGTGATTACTAAAGATCAGATTCCCCTGAATAATCTTTATGCTACTTTAGGCAGCGATCGCGCAGTGTGTGCTTATGGTGCAGGAGAAACCTATGGTTATCCAGTTTTAGTCATTGATGGGGGAACCGCGCTCACTTATACGGCGGTAGGGCAGCAAAAAGATTTTCTCGGTGGGGCAATTTTACCTGGTTTAAGGTTGCAATTACGAGCCTTAAACCAACAGACCGCAGCCCTTTCTGAAGCGAGTTTACCAGAAATTTTACCGCCGTTGTGGGCGAATTCTACAGATAGCGCGATCGCGAGTGGCGTAATTTATACTTTAATCAGTGGCATTTATTTTTACGTGACCGATTGGTTAAAAAGATCCCCCGAAGGACAAATCATTTTCACTGGAGGTGATGCCATTTTACTCCATCATTATCTGCAAGAAAAAGATCCAACTTTTTCCCAGAAAATCATTATTGATCAAAGATTAATGTTTCAAGGGATAGCAAGGCTAATCAGATGGGGTGAGTGGGAGAGGGGGGGGTGA